The following is a genomic window from Lysinibacillus sp. JNUCC-52.
TCAGCCACAATGCTTGCTAAGCCTTTTCCTCTATAATTCAAATCGGTAACGATATCAATTTCTGCATATCGTGTAGACTTAAATATCGAAACACATTCACTAATTACCTTTCCTTTATCCTTCACACAAAATCCAATGCCATTTTCAATGAAATTATCTATAGAATCCCAATATTCATTGTAGTATTTTTTATCAAACTCCAAACAATGTTGCATATCAAATTGCTCTATTTTTGCTACATCATACTCGCAAGTATCGCTTCTTCTCTTTTTATATTTCATTGCATCAAAAGAAAAAGCATATCTTTGAATTTTCCCTACATTCTTATGAAGGCACTTTTCAATTGCCTGATTCCAACAAGAATTAGCAGAAAATAATGTAAAGCGTTTCGCTTGATTTACAGATGCCTCAAAAAATTTAACAAGGTTCTGTATTAATAGCTCATCTATTGTCTTCCCTGCAATATAGTACAATCCAGAATCTGTTTGAATAAGCAATGATTTGTAATCGGTAGAATCAGCATAAACAGTACCTTTAATAGTAAAATCCAAGACACTAAATACAAACGTTGGTGCGTCTTCAAGTTTGTTCTTTATTAAACGATAATGCTCTTTTGGTGCTACAATCATTTTTCTATAACTCCTCTATCTATATTTCAAATTGAATTCATAAACGTACATTTTGAAATGTTGTCTGCTAATATAATGTTAATAAGAATAATAAAATCGATAATGTAAAGCAAATGCTCCAAAGAGAACCAAGTATTTTTTGATTTTTTATATTTTTATTTAGTTTAAGTTTTTCTAATAACTGAACTAAATTCATAAACCATAAAAAAGAAAATAATAACGGTAATAACATAAAAAATGTATAATCCATTGCCTCCTCCTTTATCCTTTAATTAATAGTTTTCTTTTTTCTTCTATTCCTTAGGAAAAATAAAATCAGCACAATGCACCCTACAATCCCGATAATGTCATATATTCCTAAATCAATAACGAAGAAATAGCTATCATGTATCTGATATTGCTCATTCCCTAAATGCATTCAACCACTCCTAAATTTAAACATTCCCTTACCCTCGTCGTTGGAGCAAAGCAACCTTAGTTAAACAATCTTTAATTCACAATACCTTGAGCTGCAACGAATAACATGAATAACGCAGTGCCTAAAAAGAAAATTCCCCACCATAAATTTTTTGTTCTTTTATATTCTCGTAGCCCTATTATTAGGAACATAACTCCCATCAAAACAAATAAAAGCGGGAATAATTGATAACTTTCCGTAACATTGACGTAAATACTAATTCCCAAAACGAGGAGTCCAAACATTAAGTGCAATAACAATAAAAAATCAAACTTTTTTTCTTTCATTTTTTATACCTCCTGCAAAAGCCATTCCAATTTTCTTTTTAATATTGGAACAATTTGATATCCGTCAGTTGGCAGACGAGTGTAGGGTTTATACAGTTTTAGATACTTAATCAAAACAAACATAGAAAGATGGAAGTTATTAATCCCATTTATAAAATTATGAATAGCAACGGGGCAAGACCTAGCGCCACAGTACTGATAGGCATACCTATTAAAAAAGAATGAATGAAATCATGCACTGGCCCCGTAATGAAAATTGCACATAGCATTATTTTAAAAATTTTTTCAAAATCGCTAAATTCTTTTCAAAAAACAAAGCATTTTTTTCCATACCACGACGTTTACACCATCCGATACTATTGAAGGCATCTGTAAATTGATAAAAAGGTAATACAACTTCTAAATCAATTAATGGTCTAACACTGTTATAGCCCTGTTGATAAGCATGGTACAATGCCGAATCAAAGCGTAGAAAATCACGATACAATTTTGTAAAATCCATTTCTGTTGAACCAAATCGTACGGACTCAAAATCGATGGTGCCTGTCACTGTATGACCATCAACAATGATATTTGCTGGACGAAAATCCATATGTATAAAGCTAGGTCCATCAGGAGAAGGGAGCTGTTGCTTCAATCTTTCAAAATTTTCAATGGCATGTATGTATAAACGTTCATCTAAAACATCTTTTACATCCTCGGCAAAACTATAAAATTGTCGTTGGACAAAACTAGACCAATTAGGAAATTCATTTTGAATACCAGAAAGCTCTTGTGTTGGCGGTTCAATGGAATGCATTGATGCTTGAAGAACTCCGACTTGATACGCTACGGATGGTGAAGCATCCGAAAGTAATGGCTTTCCTTTTAATTCGGATAATACAAATGCACCTGTACATACCTCATCACCTGACCAATAATCCAACATTTCTGGAATCGCTACTTTTCCTTTTAAAATTTCATAAGCTTCTAATTCACGCTGGCACTTTAATTTTGAATAAGGAATCTTCAAAAAAACATTTTCCCCATTAAATAATGTGCATTTATAAACCGTAGAACTATGGGAATCTGCCACCTCATTAACTGATTCTATTGGCAATCTAAATTGTTCAAGAACTCGATTTAACATATATGGCCTCCCTTTTATTAAGGACGTTAGTTTGACTAACTCGAACAACAGCTAAAAGTACGTATGGAAACATTTAACTTTATTCTATTATCTATTAACACATGCTATATATGCAAATGCATTTGTATACCGAGCAGATGAGCTTAACGTTCCTGATTGAAAAGTAAAAACTGCTACCCGAAATAAATAAAATCGAAGGTTCAATGGAAAATTCGATAACAAAGGGGAAAGAGATAGAGAAAAGAACGACAAAATAAATGAAATCATCGTTGTTATTGCTAATATCTCAGTACAAACTAATTTATTGGCGTTAAATGTAGCAGTTGAGGCTGCAAAAGCAGATGAAAATGGAAAAGATTTTGTAGTAGTAGCTGACGAGGGAAAAATGCTTGCAGAAGAGGTGAAATTTATTGTCAATGACATGACAAACATCGTCAACTCTGAACAACAAGCATCTGGCGAAGTCGCCTCATCACTAGGTAAAACAATTTAAAATGGTTCCTCTCAAATAAAAGAAACAGCGGTTAATTTAATAGCCGACCTTTCTTTTTTGTTTATTAAGGGATATCGGCGATTCTTCATTTTTTTATTGACCCCAAGGCTGTTCGCCATATCTTTTAAGTGCTACAACTTCACCCTCATTATTTTTCAAGCGATTATAGACATACTTAATTTTGTATTCGTTGTATTTATCTAATTCGAGTTTATCGTAATACTTCTTCGATAATAGCAACTCGCGATTATCAATGAACAAATAGTGTTCGCCATTTCTTTCTATAATACTTTGCTCATTAAGTTTATAGGTGCTTTCAATTTGTACATCATTAATAGTGTAAAAACCCGCTACAATCAGTCCTCCAAAGATGACTAAGAAAAAGATTGCAAAGATTTTCCTTCTACTCATGTGCCTTCACCCCCATTAACTTCTGTAGTTACTATTTATACGATTCACTTATCACAAAGTTTCAAAAAATAACCAAATATGCATAAATACTGATGAAACTTTAGAGATAACATACCCCTCAAGAAAGCTCTTAATCGCAGTACACACAGTCAATAATCCATCTCAAACGACCTACAGCGTTCGCTTTGTCTCTCCGTCAATTAAATTAACATGCACATTAAAAGATGTTCCACTTTCAATATGTTTAGGAATTCCTGATAAATCGAGTAGTTCCTTTATATAAATTGATTTTTCTTGATTTGCTTCGATTGTTATACTATATGGACCAACTACATTCATAAGTGATTCCATTCGCATACCATCTTCCATGAAATAGGAGTCTAAAAATTCTAATTCAAATGTCACCGCTTCGTTGCTTCGATTATGTAATATCAAGTTACATTCACCATTTATTAAGTCTTCACTTACATTTTCAAAATTACACTGGCCCTCCCCATCGTATGAAATGGCCATAATGCCACTCGCTAATGTTTCTTGGTAAGTCATAATGAGGAACTTTGGTAAAAATGTATAGACAATGACGACTATTACGATAGTCCGAAAATGATATTTCTTCATGCCTATCACCAGTAATATAATAGCAATTAGAAACATTGCAGAACCGATTATTCCAAGCACTATGTATCCATCTTGATTGCTAATAGGAAACGACATGAATGTAGAATAAGCATCTAACATGTCATTGTTAGGAAACGGGAAATATAAATACATGCATATACCTAAAATAACAATTGAACAAATAAGTACGATTTTATTTCTTATCATCTAATCCCTTCTCTATTTACGTCTTTTAAGCATTTAACTGTTCAGATAATGATTGCAAATCCATTTCTATTGTTACAGGTCTTGTTAACTCCGATTGCCCAAAGGATTTCCGTATTACACATAACCTTTAAATAAATTCATATCCAACCATAAACATACAGTATGCAATTCCCTTTATTTTACCATAGAGCACATTTTATGATTAAAGAAAAGAGCTCTACTCTGGATCAGAGTAAAGCCCTAATTTTTAATCTTCGTTATCGTTACATTTAAAGGAAACGTAATCTGCACAGATGATAAAGTAAATTAATTCCATATCGCTATTTTGAAGTAAAACGTGAAATTCGTATTTGTCATTTTCTTTATATATTTCGTTATACAGCCACCAAGAATCTTCCAACAAACCCTCTTGTTTTATAATCTTATAATTTTCAAAAGTGACTTCCTCTATATTTGTAAAACCCCCTGAATTATCTAGGTATAATGTTAAGGACATGTCATGCTGCACTGATTTTGTAACCGTACAATCATGAAATCCAAAGTGTTCAACTATGTCTTTTTCAAATGAAAGAGAAGCTTCTTTAAAATATTTTCTATACGTGGCACCTGTTGCGGTAACAGACCGTTCATTTTGCTCACAAAATTTCGTTAAAGCGTTTATAACTTTACGCGTTGCTTTATATAAAGCAAAAACTCGTATATCTGCTATCTGTTTCAGTATCGTTTCTGGTAAATCGTTTTGTAAACGATGTTGATTATAAATGAAACCATCATGAAATTGTTTAATGGCCAAATTTCTATTAAAAGGTTCATAT
Proteins encoded in this region:
- a CDS encoding methyl-accepting chemotaxis protein; translated protein: MSVQTNLLALNVAVEAAKADENGKDFVVVADEGKMLAEEVKFIVNDMTNIVNSEQQASGEVASSLGKTI
- a CDS encoding DUF3953 domain-containing protein, yielding MKEKKFDFLLLLHLMFGLLVLGISIYVNVTESYQLFPLLFVLMGVMFLIIGLREYKRTKNLWWGIFFLGTALFMLFVAAQGIVN
- a CDS encoding GNAT family N-acetyltransferase; this encodes MIVAPKEHYRLIKNKLEDAPTFVFSVLDFTIKGTVYADSTDYKSLLIQTDSGLYYIAGKTIDELLIQNLVKFFEASVNQAKRFTLFSANSCWNQAIEKCLHKNVGKIQRYAFSFDAMKYKKRRSDTCEYDVAKIEQFDMQHCLEFDKKYYNEYWDSIDNFIENGIGFCVKDKGKVISECVSIFKSTRYAEIDIVTDLNYRGKGLASIVAEQFIDYCLANQIQPRWDCDVDNSASIRLGSKLGFTNASKYNVYFKNSHNVQR
- a CDS encoding phosphotransferase family protein, translated to MLNRVLEQFRLPIESVNEVADSHSSTVYKCTLFNGENVFLKIPYSKLKCQRELEAYEILKGKVAIPEMLDYWSGDEVCTGAFVLSELKGKPLLSDASPSVAYQVGVLQASMHSIEPPTQELSGIQNEFPNWSSFVQRQFYSFAEDVKDVLDERLYIHAIENFERLKQQLPSPDGPSFIHMDFRPANIIVDGHTVTGTIDFESVRFGSTEMDFTKLYRDFLRFDSALYHAYQQGYNSVRPLIDLEVVLPFYQFTDAFNSIGWCKRRGMEKNALFFEKNLAILKKFLK
- a CDS encoding DUF4085 family protein, whose protein sequence is MKYFTKEWYELCQKTSFHLNLEEEKQAETFSEEYFQQLFNHELNNWLELQEEISSILATNDDHNEYEPFNRNLAIKQFHDGFIYNQHRLQNDLPETILKQIADIRVFALYKATRKVINALTKFCEQNERSVTATGATYRKYFKEASLSFEKDIVEHFGFHDCTVTKSVQHDMSLTLYLDNSGGFTNIEEVTFENYKIIKQEGLLEDSWWLYNEIYKENDKYEFHVLLQNSDMELIYFIICADYVSFKCNDNED